In Halobacterium noricense, the genomic stretch TGGATCGCGGTTCGTATGGGAGGGCTCTCAACGGGCTATGGGCTCGGTCGAGCATCGGTACTTCTCCGCGTCGGAATAGCATACGCTGCACTCGGCATACTAACCGGCATCTTGCGTCCGAACACGGTACGAAAGCGGGTGTTGAACGCGATAGCGACGCTCGCCGTCGTCTTCGTCACCGGTGTCATAGTCATGTATCTCGATTTAGGAGTTTACCCGCCCGAATATGGCACGCCCCTGACTCTCCGCCGGCTGGTCGGCACACAGATGGAACTACTGCTCGTCACGCTCCCGGTTCCAGCAGGCTACCTCGCAGGAATCCTCGTGCGAGAACGAACAAATCTCGAAGCGGCAGGCCTCTTGCTCACCGCGATGGTCGTCGGATTCGCCGGTGGAACGTGGATTTCGTTAGCCCGAGGAAGTGCACCCGGCTTCACCCAATTCATATTCGCTGGGGCAATCCTCGCAACCACCGCATTCGCACTACTCCCCCTAGTTGTGATGGCATGGCTCGATCGAGACAGGCACAACATTTTGTGGCGCGATACGACGGGTGACTAGCAGTGGCAGAGAATCACGCTCAGTGCTGGCCAATTCTGCTAGTCGGTATCGGCCTCGGAATGGTGGTTTTCGGTGGGCAAGCCACGCACTTTGCGAATTTGCCCGAGTTCACGTACAGTGTGGAGGCGACAACACGGGCCGCCGCAACCGAAGCCGCCCAAGCGTCAGACCCCGGCGTCGACGTCATCTACCAGTTCACAGAGCTGCCAGCAACCGCACAGGACGCCTTCCGCCAAGCACTCGAAGCCCCGGACAACAGAACCACGATTCGAGGCCTGGAACACCAAGTCACGGAATTAACGAGCGCAAGTGATACCACCGCACAGCCCGGGTACGGGCGCTACTACGTCGAGTATCAGGAGAGCTACTACGAATTCACGATTCGACAGCCGATGAACTCTGCCGCGTCGTCGTCGTTGCTCGGGTACGCGTTCGTCGTCCTCGGAGCTATCGTCGGGGTCTGGGGCAGTTTCGAACACGGGTCGACGACCCGTGCCCTACTCGCACACCTGAGTGGGGTCGTTTCCTTCCTTGCGGTGTATGGTGTGACCGGCTGGTGGGGGCTCAATACCTTCCTGTCCCTCGTCGTCGTCGGCGCTGTTTGTACGTACCTCCCGGCAGCCAGCGTGTGGTCGGTTTATGGAACACTTCGTTCCTGAGTGTGTGTATCCGCGTCCCAGTTCGGTCGTTTGAATTCCGAGCACCAGTCTGAGCGAAGAAATTTCGCTAGCAACTACTCTGAAGCCTGCCGGGCGACCTGCGTCCAGACGACGATTGCCCCGATTGCCGTGACGGCGGCGGCGAGCGTCCACGCGACGTCGTAACTGAAGCCGTCGACGACGAACCCGAACAGCGGCGGCGCGGTGATGCCGCCGAGGTTCAGCATGGTCTGGCCGCCCGCGGTGGCGGCTCCGACTTCGTCGTCGTCGACGATGGCGGTCATCGTCGCGTAGTAGACGCCGGGGAACCCGAGAATGAACAGCCCTAGCAGCGCGAACGCGACGGCCGACGTCCATGGGGTCTCCGCGACGGTGACACCGAGGAAGCAGACGGCGGCGAGGACGCCCTGTGCGGTTAGCACGAGTGCGGGGCCGCGGGCCGGCGAGCCACCGAGCCGGTCGGAGAGTGCGCCGCCGACGAGCCGGCCGACGCTGCCCGCGACCTGCACGCTCGCGAGCACGGCACCCGCGAAGCCGGCGGCGACGGCGACGGATTCGGTCATGTGGAGGACGACGTAGCCCGTGGTCGTGAACACCGTCGCGCCGAGGAACAGGCCGGCAACGACGAGCCCTCGGTACGCGGGGTCGTCGAGGAGCCCGCGGACGTCCGGCATCGAGAGTGTTCCGGAGCCGGCCGTTCCCTCGTAGCCGGCGGCGAACGCTGCGGCGACGACGACGGCGATGCCAGCGATGACGAGGAAGCCCGCGCGCCAGCCGAAGCGGGTGGCGGCGATGCCTGTGACGAGGAGCGCACCGAGACCGGAGCCGCCGGTGACGCCGACCTGTTTGACGTTCATCGCGAGGTTGCGGCTGCCCTTCGGGGAGACGGCGACGATGGCGCGGTTGGTTGCGGGCATCGCGGTGGCGTACGCGAATCCGAGGACGACGAGCGCGGCGAGCAACAGTGGGAACGTCGGCGCGTACGCGACGCCGATGCACCCGACGGCCATGCCGAGCAGCCCGACGATCATCACGGGGCGTTCGCCGTAGCCGTCGACCGCAGCGCCCGTTCCGAAGAGGAG encodes the following:
- a CDS encoding MFS transporter translates to MRSWRGVGLVTGWQFTASLAFYAIFASTAFVRGDFGISRALTGTVVTAIMLGYTVLLFGTGAAVDGYGERPVMIVGLLGMAVGCIGVAYAPTFPLLLAALVVLGFAYATAMPATNRAIVAVSPKGSRNLAMNVKQVGVTGGSGLGALLVTGIAATRFGWRAGFLVIAGIAVVVAAAFAAGYEGTAGSGTLSMPDVRGLLDDPAYRGLVVAGLFLGATVFTTTGYVVLHMTESVAVAAGFAGAVLASVQVAGSVGRLVGGALSDRLGGSPARGPALVLTAQGVLAAVCFLGVTVAETPWTSAVAFALLGLFILGFPGVYYATMTAIVDDDEVGAATAGGQTMLNLGGITAPPLFGFVVDGFSYDVAWTLAAAVTAIGAIVVWTQVARQASE